The Puntigrus tetrazona isolate hp1 chromosome 23, ASM1883169v1, whole genome shotgun sequence genome has a segment encoding these proteins:
- the dazap2 gene encoding DAZ-associated protein 2 encodes MNNKGSYPQQAVYPQQSTAPVYPPAMQVPPQVSPYPDAPPPYSEVYQPRYMAPPPAPGQMPPMTSAYPGTQMYMPMHAQTVPMGAMAPSVPMAYYPMGPVYPTGSTVMVDGGFDAGARFGPGTSTSIPPPPPGHLPNAAQMAAMQGANVVMTQRKGNFFMGGSSGGYTIW; translated from the exons ATGAACAACAAAG GTTCATATCCACAACAAGCTGTTTACCCTCAGCAGAGCACAGCACCCGTTTATCCACCTGCTATGCAAGTCCCTCCTCAGGTGTCTCCATATCCAGATGCCCCTCCTCCATACTCCGAG GTTTATCAGCCCAGGTATATGGCTCCTCCCCCAGCCCCTGGACAGATGCCCCCAATGACCTCAGCCTACCCTGGTACCCAGATGTACATGCCCATGCATGCTCAGACTGTGCCCATGGGGGCCATGGCCCCTAGTGTCCCAATGGCATATTATCCGATGGGGCCCGTGTACCCCACTGGTTCCACCGTCATGGTGGACGGTGGATTTGATGCTGGAGCTCGCTTTGGGCCCGGCACCAGTACTTCCATTCCT CCTCCACCTCCTGGACACCTCCCTAACGCGGCTCAGATGGCAGCCATGCAAGGTGCAAATGTGGTGATGACACAACGCAAGGGCAACTTTTTCATGGGCGGCTCCAGCGGCGGTTACACCATCTGGTAA
- the bin2a gene encoding bridging integrator 2a encodes MAESKASISSKGGANVLAKRVQKQFNRAQEKVLQRFGKSEETKDEHFEQCVTNLQCQQSDGYRIYKDLKAYLNAVTVMRDASGRLFQSLFDAYEDKWDGTDDLGAVVEGEDLLWKDYEDKLRDQALITMESYMSQFPDVREKVSKRNRKLVDYDSARHHLTGLQNAKKKDDIKIGKAEDETSAAKVIFEDMNRELKMELPLLYDSRIGCYVTVFQSICNLRDIFYKELTKNNEVLQTVMKELSTQYPDKSFVVKNFNRAGSLKRRSFRDTLSPRSLKSFYDFHMSYNPRASLRRDNSSSFRSDRQAYGSYSPKQTSPISPLPLYENVSDDKDAKGSPTRLDYPSEEGTSPHEPQLDNTSSSEDKPAEEDKKTKKKESSQASDQELPNQEETSEEDSDESELKPNSDITESSKIKDQKSPEKVGDGGPSGLENNIANDIKSDVEQAEASNNALTKGDHPSGEVKEGATTEAPK; translated from the exons ATGGCAGAGAGCAAGGCCAGCATCAGCTCGAAAGGAGGGGCCAATGTGCTTGCTAAACGGGTGCAGAAACAATTCAACAGAGCACAGGAGAAG GTGTTGCAGAGGTTTGGCAAATCTGAGGAGACCAAAGATGAGCACTTCGAGCAGTGTGTGACTAACCTCCAATGCCAGCAG AGCGATGGATACAGAATATACAAGGACCTTAAAGCGTACCTCAATGCTGTCACAG TAATGAGGGACGCCTCAGGTCGACTCTTTCAGTCCTTGTTTGATGCCTATGAAGATAAGTGGGACGGCACAGATGATCTTGGGGCAGTTGTGGAG GGAGAAGACCTTCTGTGGAAAGATTATGAGGACAAGCTGCGTGATCAGGCATTAATCACAATGGAGTCTTACATGAGCCAGTTTCCAGACGTCAGG GAAAAGGTGTCCAAGCGAAACAGGAAACTCGTAGACTATGATTCTGCTCGGCATCACTTGACAGGACTGCAGAACGCTAAAAAGAAGGACGATATCAAAATCGGAAAG GCAGAGGATGAGACGAGTGCAGCTAAAGTGATATTTGAGGACATGAACAGGGAGCTGAAGATGGAACTGCCTCTTCTATATGACAG TCGCATTGGATGCTATGTCACAGTCTTCCAATCCATCTGCAACCTCAGAGACATCTTCTACAAGGAACTTACCAAg AACAATGAGGTTCTCCAGACCGTGATGAAAGAGCTAAGCACCCAGTATCCAGATAAGAGCTTTGTCGTGAAGAACTTCAACCG TGCTGGTTCCTTAAAGAGAAGGTCATTTAGAGACACGTTGTCCCCAAGATCACTTAAAAGCTTTTATGATTTCCACATGAGTTACAACCCCAGGGCATCTCTAAG AAGAGACAACTCCTCCAGTTTTAGGTCTGACAGACAAGCATATGGGTCGTACAGCCCTAAGCAGACCAGCCCCATCAGCCCTTTACCTCTTTATGAGAACGTCTCTGATGACAAAGATGCAAAAGGCAGCCCTACAAGATTAGATTATCCATCAGAGGAAGGAACCTCGCCCCACGAGCCTCAGCTGGACAACACCAGCTCTTCTGAAGATAAACCAGCGGAGGAAGAcaagaaaaccaaaaagaagGAGTCCTCGCAAGCCTCCGATCAAGAGCTGCCAAACCAGGAGGAGACTTCTGAGGAGGACAGTGATGAGAGTGAACTGAAACCAAACTCAGATATCACTGAAAGCTCCAAGATCAAAGATCAAAAATCACCTGAGAAGGTGGGCGACGGTGGGCCTTCGGGGTTGGAGAATAATATAGCTAACGACATTAAATCAGATGTGGAACAAGCTGAGGCTTCAAACAAT GCTCTTACCAAGGGTGACCATCCATCAGGAGAGGTAAAGGAGGGAGCGACAACAGAGGCCCCTAAATAG
- the si:ch211-210c8.6 gene encoding uncharacterized protein si:ch211-210c8.6, with the protein MNMGSVFAKCAVTDLTIQWVGWALASAFKTEKFYDLAGSGTFLLLANLSRMWGGNGHFRQNVQTGLVTAWSLRLGTFLFLRILKEGQDRRFNNVRDSPGTFFVYWTMQALWVFITLLPTLILNSERRDEPLGPRDYIGWGIWGLGFATEAIADQQKWNFKSDPDNAGRFIHHGLWAYSRHPNYLGEILQWSGLFLSASSVMRGPQYLSALSPLFVWFLLRHISGIPILEKQAMKKWGSDPAFQRYTRNTPLLWPFPKLKGE; encoded by the exons ATGAACATGGGAAGCGTGTTCGCCAAGTGTGCTGTCACCGACCTGACCATTCAGTGGGTCGGGTGGGCGCTAGCGTCTGCTTTCAAAACTGAAAAGTTTTACGACTTGGCAG GATCTGGTACTTTCTTATTGCTGGCTAATCTGAGTCGTATGTGGGGCGGAAATGGCCACTTTAGACAGAACGTACAAACTGGACTCGTCACTGCTTGGAGTCTGAg GCTCGGGACATTTCTCTTTCTTAGAATCCTAAAGGAAGGACAAGACCGGAGATTTAACAATGTCAGAGACAGCCCTGGGACATTCTTTGTGTACTGGACCATGCAAG ctTTGTGGGTCTTTATCACCCTGTTGCCCACCCTAATTTTAAACAGTGAGAGAAGAGATGAGCCCCTGGGCCCACGTGACTACATCGGCTGGGGAATATGGGGGTTGGGTTTTGCTACAGAGGCCATTGCCGACCAACAGAAGTGGAATTTTAAGAGTGATCCAGATAATGCT GGAAGGTTTATTCATCATGGACTGTGGGCATACAGCAGACATCCAAACTATTTGGGGGAGATCCTGCAATGGTCGGGCCTGTTCCTGTCCGCTTCCTCCGTCATGCGTGGACCTCAGTACCTCAGTGCACTTTCTCCTCTCTTCGTCTGGTTCTTACTGAGACACATTAGCGGGATCCCCATCCTTGAGAAACAAGCTATGAAAAAGTGGGGCTCAGATCCCGCTTTCCAGAGATACACCAGGAACACTCCGCTCCTATGGCCCTTTCCCAAATTGAAGGGAGAATGA
- the racgap1 gene encoding rac GTPase-activating protein 1 yields MLTLTTYPGKPGWRNRLGAIVPGENIFSSYIFESRRFTNKARRLHKSEDMDTAVISLHSMFDSLRAQVDVLNESIEPQFIQMALNFEDSRRKWLRLEQELNSCKEVLTKAETERGALEVKLKHARNQVDVEIRRRQKAEADCAKLDRQIQLIRELLVSEGSSNSIQLNEEQRSALAFLNARSQNPVNLNTSRRLTTIDESASILSDISYDKTDDSLDWDSSAIRTVRLKKRQKRRSSRNHTDGPPAAAKRSRSTGRTSEKGNESLVAKTTVTVPADGGPIEAVTTVEAVPYWTRSRRKTAAQEWDTADTDSVQSMDVFKHPRQPNGEIKAEPSTPQGNGGVRLHEFVSKTVIKPESCVPCGKRIKFGKISLKCRDCRVVAHPECRERCPLPCIPTMTGTPVKFEEGILANYVSTSSPMIPSLVVHCVNEIEQRGLHETGLYRVSGSDRVIKDLKEKFLRGKTVPLLSKVEDVHAITGLLKDFLRNLKEPLLTFRLNRAFMDAAELSDDDNSIALMYQNISDLPQPNRDTLAFLVIHLQRVAQSKDTRMDITNLARVFGPTIVGHAVPDPDPMTILQDTKRQPKVVERLLGLPVEYWSQFMISDNDQGRSDHMVIENSNVHATPDQKTSMFGPLTTPDQQMSKTPSSSSLSQRMKNATLNAITPKFSSRSRAAVSVPRQGHFFASPLLK; encoded by the exons ATGCTAACGTTAACAACATATCCGGGTAAACCTGGTTGGAGAAACCGGTTAGGTGCTATTGTCCCTGGAGAAAATATCTTTTCAAGTTATATTTTTGAGTCACGTCGTTTTACAAACAAGGCTAGGCGTCTACACAAATCT GAGGACATGGACACTGCTGTGATCAGTCTTCACAGCATGTTTGATAGCCTGCGGGCACAAGTTGATGTTCTCAATGAAAGCATTGAGCCCC AGTTCATTCAGATGGCTTTGAACTTTGAAGACAGCCGTCGTAAATGGCTGAGACTTGAGCAGGAGCTGAATTCGTGTAAGGAggtgctcaccaaggctgagACGGAGCGAGGAGCTCTGGAGGTCAAGCTCAAACATGCTCGCAACCAAGTAGATGTTGAGATCCGAAGGAGACAGAAAGCTGAGGCTGACTGTGCAAAACTG GACCGTCAGATCCAGCTCATCCGGGAGCTGCTGGTGTCTGAAGGCTCCAGTAACAGCATCCAGTTAAACGAAGAGCAGCGCTCAGCTCTGGCCTTTCTGAATGCCCGTTCTCAGAATCCTGTGAACCTCAACACTAGTCGAAG ACTGACCACCATTGATGAATCGGCCTCTATCCTGTCAGACATCAGTTATGATAAAACCGATGATTCCTTG gACTGGGACTCTTCTGCAATCAGGACGGTTCGTCTCAAGAAACGGCAAAAGAGA CGCTCCTCCCGAAACCACACAGATGGCCCCCCCGCTGCTGCCAAGAGGTCCCGTTCCACCGGCCGTACCTCGGAGAAA GGTAATGAGTCTCTGGTGGCTAAGACCACCGTGACGGTGCCTGCTGATGGTGGACCCATTGAAGCTGTCACCACAGTGGAGGCAGTTCCTTACTGGACCCGGAGCCGCCGAAAGACTG CTGCTCAGGAGTGGGACACTGCTGACACCGACTCTGTTCAGTCTATGGATGTGTTTAAGCATCCCAGGCAGCCCAATGGAGAGATCAAGGCAGAGCCCAGCACTCCCCAGGGCAACGGAGGTGTCCGCCTGCATGAGTTTGTCTCCAAAACG gTGATCAAGCCGGAGTCTTGTGTGCCATGTGGTAAGAGGATTAAGTTTGGGAAGATCTCTCTGAAGTGCAGGGATTGCCGTGTGGTGGCCCACCCTGAGTGCCGTGAGCGCTGCCCTCTGCCCTGCATTCCTACTATGACTGGGACTCCAGTGAAATTTGAAGAG GGCATCCTAGCAAATTATGTGTCCACCTCCTCTCCAATGATTCCTTCGCTAGTGGTGCACTGCGTTAATGAGATTGAGCAGAGAGGCCTGCATGAG ACTGGTCTGTACCGGGTGTCTGGCTCCGATCGAGTGATCAAAGACCTGAAAGAGAAGTTCCTGCGTGGTAAGACCGTTCCCTTGCTCAGCAAGGTGGAAGATGTCCATGCCATCACTGGTCTACTCAAGGACTTCCTGAGGAACCTCAAAGAACCCCTGCTGACCTTCCGCCTCAACCGTGCCTTCATGGATGCTGCTG AGCTGTCCGATGATGACAACAGCATTGCCTTGATGTATCAGAACATCAGTGATCTTCCGCAGCCCAACAGAGACACTCTGGCCTTCCTCGTCATCCATTTGCAGAG GGTGGCCCAGAGCAAAGATACAAGGATGGACATAACCAATCTGGCTCGTGTATTTGGACCCACAATTGTGGGTCATGCCGTGCCTGACCCAGATCCAATGACCATCCTGCAGGACACGAAACGACAGCCAAAA GTGGTCGAGCGTCTCTTAGGTCTGCCTGTGGAGTACTGGAGTCAGTTCATGATCAGCGACAATGACCAGGGTCGCAGTGATCACATGGTCATCGAGAACTCCAATGTCCACGCAACTCCTGATCAGAAAA CAAGTATGTTTGGGCCCCTTACGACACCTGACCAGCAGATGAGCAAGACCCCGTCGTCCAGCTCTCTCTCCCAACGCATGAAAAACGCAACTCTCAATGCAATCACTCCAAA GTTTTCTAGCAGGAGCAGAGCGGCAGTCAGCGTCCCTCGCCAGGGGCACTTCTTTGCCTCACCTCTCCTGAAGTAG